One segment of Streptomyces sp. XD-27 DNA contains the following:
- a CDS encoding protein kinase family protein, with protein sequence MAERSTAAVDVADNDGEKPSAAEAETAMTDGAGTEKKSGKGPDAEGAENKTAAAAQASPPELHSGHKLARRYRLEECVTRLDGFSSWRAVDEKLRRAVGIHVLPADHPRARPVLAAARSAALLGDPRFVQVLDAVEENELVYVVHEWLPDATELAAILASGPLEPHEAYQLVSQVSQAMAAAHREGLAHLRIDPGSVLRTESGQYRIRGLAVMAALRGISADQPQRTDTEAIGALLYAALTQRWPYENDAYGLPGLPKGVGLIAPDQVRAGVHRGLSDLAMRALVNAGATASREESPCTTPEELSKAVAAMPRIRPPEPSFTPPEAYQRNGYPRAGYGQPPTGGRRPGPTRPAPVPPPPPLQTRTGKALKWSVSALLIAALGLGSWQLADTLLKEESGSGNSNSSGHEDKDKPKRTPKPIKIVDAVEFAPDRKPQAPGNAPKTYDEDASTVWRTRSYYEGQPLAPYKKGVGIVYDLGSEQTISAASIGLYYGGNNTTISLYATDSLRPSANGTDPVGSFKKIATTEATTKTANLKTDGTVKTRYVLVWLTALPYSPPEADFPNPYKQAITEVKFTG encoded by the coding sequence GTGGCGGAACGGAGCACGGCTGCCGTCGACGTGGCCGACAACGACGGTGAGAAGCCGTCGGCCGCCGAGGCGGAGACGGCCATGACCGACGGGGCGGGGACCGAGAAGAAGTCCGGCAAGGGCCCTGACGCCGAGGGCGCGGAGAACAAAACCGCCGCCGCGGCCCAGGCGAGCCCCCCGGAGCTGCACAGCGGCCACAAACTCGCCAGACGCTACCGCCTCGAAGAGTGCGTCACCCGACTGGACGGCTTCAGCAGCTGGCGCGCGGTCGACGAGAAGCTCCGCCGAGCCGTCGGCATCCATGTGCTGCCCGCCGACCACCCGCGCGCCCGGCCGGTGCTCGCCGCCGCCCGGTCCGCGGCACTGCTCGGCGACCCCCGGTTCGTCCAGGTCCTCGACGCCGTCGAGGAGAACGAACTGGTCTACGTCGTCCACGAGTGGCTCCCCGACGCCACCGAACTCGCCGCCATCCTGGCGAGCGGCCCGCTGGAACCCCACGAGGCGTACCAGCTCGTCAGCCAGGTCTCGCAGGCCATGGCCGCCGCACACCGCGAGGGCCTGGCCCACCTCCGCATCGACCCCGGGTCCGTGCTCCGCACCGAGTCCGGCCAGTACCGCATCCGCGGCCTCGCCGTCATGGCCGCGCTGCGGGGGATCTCCGCCGACCAGCCGCAGCGCACCGACACCGAGGCCATCGGCGCCCTGCTGTACGCGGCACTCACCCAGCGCTGGCCGTACGAGAACGACGCCTACGGCCTCCCGGGGCTGCCCAAGGGCGTCGGCCTGATCGCCCCCGACCAGGTCCGCGCCGGGGTCCACCGCGGCCTGTCGGACCTCGCCATGCGCGCCCTGGTCAACGCCGGCGCCACCGCCTCCCGCGAGGAGTCGCCCTGCACCACGCCTGAGGAGTTGTCCAAGGCGGTCGCGGCCATGCCGCGCATCCGGCCCCCGGAGCCCTCTTTCACGCCTCCCGAGGCATACCAGCGCAACGGCTACCCCCGGGCCGGCTACGGCCAGCCTCCGACCGGCGGCCGACGCCCCGGCCCGACCCGCCCCGCGCCCGTGCCTCCGCCGCCCCCGCTGCAGACCCGCACTGGCAAGGCCCTCAAGTGGTCCGTCTCGGCGCTGCTGATCGCGGCGCTCGGCCTGGGCAGCTGGCAGCTGGCGGACACGCTGTTGAAGGAGGAGTCCGGGTCGGGGAACTCGAACAGCTCCGGCCACGAGGACAAGGACAAGCCGAAGAGGACCCCGAAGCCGATCAAGATCGTCGACGCAGTCGAGTTCGCTCCGGACAGGAAGCCACAGGCTCCCGGCAACGCCCCCAAGACCTACGACGAGGACGCCTCCACCGTCTGGCGCACCAGAAGCTATTACGAAGGCCAGCCGCTCGCTCCCTACAAGAAGGGCGTCGGGATCGTCTACGACCTGGGTTCGGAACAGACGATCAGCGCCGCGTCCATCGGGCTCTACTACGGCGGCAACAACACCACCATCTCGTTGTACGCGACGGACTCGCTGAGGCCCTCCGCCAACGGGACCGACCCGGTCGGCTCCTTCAAGAAGATCGCCACCACGGAGGCGACGACGAAGACAGCCAACCTCAAAACCGATGGCACGGTGAAGACCCGCTACGTCCTCGTGTGGCTCACGGCGTTGCCGTACTCGCCGCCTGAAGCCGACTTTCCGAACCCCTACAAGCAAGCCATCACAGAGGTGAAGTTCACCGGCTGA
- the murJ gene encoding murein biosynthesis integral membrane protein MurJ, whose translation MNSPYDGDRVHGPGEDPAGAVPPPHPAPPHPYAPEPHQQDPYLGDPRQVSYSRLPAAHDPYIQDPYVQDPYGTGTFAAYPYQEHDPYAADPLTDARYDRAAHPPPAPDAYQGPTYQQPPAAPHDPDPRVWAPTPAPEPEGPSRNLPYGDDAGTRFTGVDGLVGHAADAQATHAPPQQDAFAHLFRDQQPYEPRRPEQGHYGDGGHPYAPQQTQGPYAQQPYQPGQYQQGQGYPPAPAQGPAPVSAPGPEHVPAQPSGPPAGAPGTAAAASEPAPKRSGGRAANLLQSSALMAAGTLVSRLTGFVRQMMLVAALSAGVLGDAYSVAYMLPAMVYFLTVGGGLNSVFVPQLVRAMKDDDDGGEAFANRLLTLTMVILGGLVVLSVFAAPWLVSGLFPEASRNPAAKEVAVAFARYCLPSIFFMGVHVVVGQILNARGRFGAMMWTPVLNNIVVITTFGLFIWVFGTSNNSMMNESTITAEGLRLLGIGTLLGVTVQALAMFPYLRATGFRFRPRFDWRGKGLGKSAKLAKWTVLFVLANQAGNVVVTRLATSAGADAVNEGHPGTGFLAYSSAQLIWGMPQAIITVSVMAALLPRISRAAHDGDAGAVRDDISQGLRTSAVAIVPLAFGFVALGIPMCTLLFGTSGTGAAQSIGFMLMAFGLGLIPFSVQYVVLRGFYAYEDTRTPFYNTVIVAAVNAGASVACYLVLPSHWAVAGMAASYGLAYAMGVGVAWKRLRVRLGGDLDGRRVVRTYIRLVGASLPAALLAGGAAYAITGALGSGILGSMAALAGGGAVLLIVFYVAASRMRVEELTAMVGMVRGRLGR comes from the coding sequence ATGAACTCGCCGTATGACGGTGATCGCGTCCATGGCCCGGGTGAGGACCCGGCGGGCGCGGTCCCGCCACCGCACCCCGCGCCGCCGCATCCGTACGCACCGGAGCCGCACCAGCAGGACCCCTATCTGGGTGATCCTCGGCAGGTCTCCTACAGCCGGCTCCCCGCCGCGCACGACCCGTACATCCAGGACCCGTACGTGCAGGACCCGTACGGTACGGGCACCTTCGCCGCGTACCCGTACCAGGAGCACGATCCGTACGCCGCGGACCCGCTGACGGACGCCCGGTACGACAGGGCCGCCCACCCGCCGCCCGCGCCCGACGCCTACCAGGGCCCCACCTACCAGCAGCCCCCCGCGGCACCGCACGACCCCGACCCGCGCGTGTGGGCCCCGACGCCCGCGCCCGAGCCGGAGGGGCCCTCGCGGAACCTGCCGTACGGGGACGACGCGGGGACCCGGTTCACAGGCGTCGACGGCCTCGTCGGGCATGCGGCGGACGCCCAGGCCACCCACGCCCCACCACAGCAGGACGCCTTCGCGCACCTCTTCCGCGACCAGCAGCCGTACGAGCCGCGCCGCCCCGAGCAGGGCCACTATGGCGACGGCGGGCACCCGTACGCGCCGCAGCAGACCCAGGGGCCGTACGCACAGCAGCCGTACCAGCCGGGGCAGTACCAGCAGGGACAGGGCTACCCGCCCGCGCCGGCGCAGGGCCCGGCACCCGTGTCCGCACCTGGACCGGAGCACGTGCCGGCCCAGCCCTCCGGCCCACCGGCCGGGGCCCCGGGAACGGCAGCGGCCGCGTCCGAACCGGCGCCCAAGCGCTCCGGCGGCCGCGCCGCGAACCTGCTGCAGTCCAGCGCTCTCATGGCCGCGGGCACCCTGGTCTCCCGCCTCACCGGTTTCGTCCGCCAGATGATGCTCGTCGCGGCGCTCAGCGCGGGCGTGCTCGGCGACGCCTACTCCGTCGCCTACATGCTGCCGGCGATGGTCTATTTCCTCACCGTCGGCGGCGGCCTGAACTCGGTCTTCGTCCCCCAGCTCGTCCGCGCGATGAAGGACGACGATGACGGCGGCGAGGCTTTCGCCAACCGGCTGCTCACCCTCACCATGGTGATCCTCGGCGGGCTCGTGGTCCTGTCGGTCTTCGCCGCCCCCTGGCTGGTCAGCGGCCTGTTCCCCGAGGCCTCACGCAACCCGGCCGCCAAGGAGGTCGCCGTCGCCTTCGCCCGCTACTGCCTGCCCTCCATCTTCTTCATGGGTGTGCACGTGGTGGTGGGGCAGATCCTCAACGCGCGCGGGCGCTTCGGCGCGATGATGTGGACCCCGGTCCTCAACAACATCGTCGTGATCACCACCTTCGGCCTGTTCATCTGGGTCTTCGGCACCTCCAACAACTCCATGATGAACGAATCGACGATCACCGCGGAGGGCCTCCGGCTGCTGGGGATCGGCACCCTGCTCGGCGTCACCGTCCAGGCGCTGGCGATGTTCCCCTACCTGCGGGCGACGGGCTTCCGGTTCCGGCCGCGGTTCGACTGGCGCGGCAAGGGGCTCGGCAAGTCCGCCAAGCTCGCCAAGTGGACCGTCCTGTTCGTCCTGGCCAACCAGGCGGGCAATGTCGTGGTCACCCGGCTCGCCACCTCGGCCGGGGCCGATGCCGTCAACGAGGGCCACCCCGGCACCGGGTTCCTCGCCTACTCCAGCGCCCAGCTCATCTGGGGCATGCCGCAGGCGATCATCACCGTCTCCGTGATGGCCGCCCTGCTGCCCCGGATCTCCCGCGCGGCCCACGACGGGGACGCGGGGGCGGTCCGCGACGACATCTCCCAGGGGCTTCGGACCTCGGCGGTCGCCATCGTCCCCCTGGCCTTCGGCTTCGTCGCCCTCGGCATTCCCATGTGCACCCTGCTGTTCGGCACCTCGGGCACGGGGGCGGCCCAGTCCATCGGCTTCATGCTGATGGCCTTCGGCCTCGGCCTGATCCCCTTCTCCGTGCAGTACGTGGTGCTCCGTGGCTTCTACGCCTACGAGGACACCCGCACCCCCTTCTACAACACGGTGATCGTGGCCGCCGTCAATGCCGGCGCCTCCGTGGCCTGCTACCTCGTCCTTCCCTCCCACTGGGCCGTGGCCGGTATGGCTGCCTCCTATGGCCTCGCCTACGCCATGGGCGTGGGGGTCGCCTGGAAGCGGCTGCGCGTGCGGCTCGGCGGCGATCTCGACGGACGGCGCGTGGTGCGCACCTACATTCGACTGGTGGGCGCCAGCCTGCCCGCCGCTCTCCTCGCCGGTGGCGCCGCCTATGCCATCACCGGTGCCCTGGGCAGCGGCATCCTCGGCTCGATGGCCGCCCTGGCCGGCGGCGGGGCCGTACTCCTGATCGTGTTCTACGTCGCCGCGAGCCGGATGCGCGTCGAAGAGCTGACCGCCATGGTTGGTATGGTCCGCGGACGTCTCGGCCGGTGA
- a CDS encoding DUF6049 family protein, which produces MAEAAEFHGTPSAARRWLRRTGALLAAVPLLAGLAQLPAASEAQAAPAGSRATGSRTVDVAIKRLTPTAPTDSATLTITGSVTNDGRSPITDAQVALRIGPPMASRTAIDEAAKRKGYTPGLDGREIDAKYTKKISRLAPGSRRDFTLTVPVKQLHLGGAGAYQIGVAFTGQTAARPWQQVLGIERTFLPWQPSAAAKKTQLTYLWPLVSTTHLTARTESDEQQTPIFRDDSLKAELAPGGRLQQLVALGKDLPVTWVIDPDLLASASTMASGYQVETKDGDTAAGDGQAAAKQWLNDLTHAVAGRQVVALPFADPDLASLAHRGKYVTGSLSHLQTATELSAKTVKTILGVQPRTDFAWPADGAVDSSIVDVATSAGAHNVIARSDSLRETGNLLYTPTAARQIGGGNTAIVSDARLSTAFAGDLTGAESHALAVQRFLAQTQMLTLQAPDKQRSIVVAPQRMPSASQAQAMADALGGLSGGRWSQPLNLGDAAKAKPDPGATRQVPAGRSYPRALRHQELPTEAFKDMQETKLTLDRFTGILTVKERVAPPFSNAITRELSTSWRRDHRGASDFRTSVETYLSDLTKKVRLIPKSKITLSGRSATIPVTVQNNLLQNVKGLRLVLESSQGNRLSVGDPQPISVEGGHSQSVKFGTTAYANGRVRVKAQLVTADGQTYGEPTYFEVNVTEATSTVILVIAGGVLLLVLAGVRIYIQRKRAANSDENNNDSDSAAAEADETVTEGEESGPDEGEQTSGLTSSAPVVPGQASDLTPDTGSQSAEPSGSGEKVEH; this is translated from the coding sequence GTGGCCGAGGCGGCAGAGTTCCATGGGACCCCTTCTGCTGCCCGCCGGTGGCTGAGGCGCACAGGGGCGCTGCTCGCCGCCGTGCCGCTGCTGGCGGGCCTCGCACAGCTCCCCGCCGCCTCCGAAGCCCAGGCCGCCCCCGCCGGCAGCCGGGCCACCGGCTCCCGCACGGTCGACGTCGCCATCAAGCGCCTGACCCCCACCGCACCGACCGACAGCGCCACCCTCACGATCACCGGCAGCGTCACCAACGACGGCCGCTCCCCGATCACCGACGCTCAGGTGGCCTTGCGGATCGGTCCCCCGATGGCGAGCCGTACGGCGATCGACGAGGCGGCCAAGCGCAAGGGCTACACCCCCGGCCTCGACGGCCGCGAGATCGACGCCAAGTACACGAAGAAGATCAGCCGCCTGGCGCCCGGCTCGCGGCGTGACTTCACCCTCACCGTCCCGGTGAAGCAGCTGCACCTCGGCGGTGCCGGCGCCTATCAGATCGGCGTCGCCTTCACCGGCCAGACCGCCGCCCGGCCCTGGCAGCAGGTGCTGGGCATCGAGCGGACCTTCCTCCCCTGGCAGCCGTCCGCGGCCGCCAAGAAGACCCAGCTGACGTACCTGTGGCCGCTGGTCTCCACCACTCACCTCACCGCGCGCACCGAATCCGACGAGCAGCAGACGCCGATCTTCCGGGACGACTCGCTCAAGGCGGAGCTCGCCCCCGGCGGCCGGCTCCAGCAGCTCGTCGCCCTGGGCAAGGATCTCCCCGTCACCTGGGTGATCGACCCTGACCTGCTGGCCTCAGCCTCCACCATGGCGAGCGGCTACCAGGTCGAGACGAAGGACGGCGACACCGCGGCCGGCGACGGCCAGGCCGCCGCCAAGCAGTGGCTGAACGACCTCACACACGCGGTGGCGGGCCGCCAGGTGGTGGCCCTGCCGTTCGCCGACCCCGACCTGGCCTCCCTGGCCCACCGCGGCAAGTACGTCACCGGCAGCCTGAGCCACCTCCAAACGGCCACGGAGCTGTCCGCCAAGACCGTCAAGACCATCCTCGGTGTCCAACCGCGCACGGACTTCGCCTGGCCCGCCGACGGCGCCGTCGACTCCTCCATCGTCGATGTCGCCACCTCCGCCGGCGCCCACAACGTCATCGCCCGCAGCGACAGCCTCCGGGAGACCGGCAACCTCCTGTACACCCCCACCGCCGCCCGCCAGATCGGCGGCGGCAACACCGCGATCGTCTCCGACGCCCGGCTGTCCACCGCCTTCGCCGGGGACCTGACCGGGGCAGAGAGCCATGCCCTGGCGGTCCAGCGGTTCCTCGCCCAGACCCAGATGCTGACCCTGCAAGCGCCGGACAAGCAGCGGAGCATCGTGGTCGCCCCGCAGCGCATGCCCAGCGCCAGCCAGGCCCAGGCCATGGCTGACGCGCTCGGCGGCCTGTCGGGCGGACGCTGGTCCCAGCCGCTGAACCTGGGGGACGCCGCCAAGGCCAAGCCGGACCCCGGGGCCACCCGGCAGGTACCGGCCGGCCGCTCCTACCCGCGCGCGCTGCGCCACCAGGAGCTGCCGACCGAAGCCTTCAAGGACATGCAGGAGACCAAGCTCACCCTCGACCGCTTCACCGGGATCCTCACCGTGAAGGAGCGGGTGGCGCCCCCGTTCAGCAACGCGATCACGCGCGAGCTGTCCACGTCGTGGCGGCGCGACCACCGAGGCGCAAGTGACTTCCGCACCTCTGTGGAGACCTACCTGTCGGACCTGACCAAGAAGGTCCGGCTCATCCCGAAGTCCAAGATCACGCTCTCCGGGCGCAGCGCCACGATCCCCGTCACCGTGCAGAACAACCTCCTGCAGAACGTGAAGGGTCTGCGGCTCGTGCTGGAGTCCAGCCAGGGCAACCGACTGTCCGTCGGCGACCCGCAGCCGATCAGCGTCGAAGGCGGACACAGCCAGTCCGTGAAGTTCGGCACCACTGCCTACGCCAACGGCCGGGTCCGGGTGAAGGCCCAGCTCGTCACCGCCGACGGGCAGACCTACGGCGAACCCACGTACTTCGAGGTGAACGTCACCGAGGCCACCTCGACCGTCATCCTCGTCATCGCGGGCGGCGTCCTGCTGCTGGTGCTCGCCGGCGTACGGATCTACATCCAGCGCAAGCGCGCGGCGAACAGTGACGAGAACAACAACGACTCCGACAGCGCAGCCGCCGAAGCGGATGAAACAGTCACAGAAGGTGAGGAAAGCGGCCCGGACGAGGGCGAACAGACGAGCGGGCTGACTTCCTCGGCCCCCGTCGTACCCGGGCAGGCGAGTGACCTGACCCCGGACACCGGTTCGCAAAGCGCTGAGCCATCCGGCTCAGGTGAGAAAGTGGAGCATTGA
- a CDS encoding CCA tRNA nucleotidyltransferase, giving the protein MPNANNDSPNPQPSELSQAQRRAVSELLRVSPVADDLARRFQEAGFRLALVGGSVRDALLGRLGNDLDFTTDARPEDVLKIVRPWADAVWEVGIAFGTVGCRKKAPGDNTVVQDYQIEVTTYRSEAYDRTSRKPEVSYGDSIEDDLVRRDFTVNAMAVALPEKEFIDPHNGLEDLAARVLRTPGTPEESFSDDPLRMMRAARFAAQLDFEVAPEVVAAMTSMADRIGIVSAERVRDEFNKLLLGAHPRKGLKLLVDTGLAAHVLPELPALRLERDEHHRHKDVYEHSLTVLEQAIDLEDDGPDLVLRLAALLHDIGKPKTRRFEKDGRVSFHHHEVVGAKLTKFRMMKLKYPNDLVKDVAQLVELHLRFHGYGTGEWTDSAVRRYVRDAGPLLDRLHKLTRSDCTTRNKRKAMALSRAYDGLEERIARLKEKEQLDAIRPDLDGNEIMEILGVGPGPQVGKAYKHLLELRLEHGPMERDAAVAALKEWWAAQPRD; this is encoded by the coding sequence GTGCCGAACGCCAACAATGACAGCCCCAACCCGCAGCCGTCCGAACTGAGCCAGGCGCAGCGCCGTGCCGTCAGCGAGCTCCTGCGGGTGTCCCCCGTCGCAGACGATCTTGCCCGCCGATTCCAGGAGGCCGGGTTCCGTCTTGCCCTGGTCGGTGGCTCGGTGCGCGATGCGCTGCTCGGCCGGCTCGGCAACGACCTGGACTTCACCACCGACGCCCGCCCGGAGGACGTGCTCAAGATCGTGCGGCCGTGGGCCGACGCGGTGTGGGAGGTCGGGATCGCCTTCGGCACGGTCGGCTGCCGCAAGAAGGCACCCGGCGACAATACGGTCGTCCAGGACTATCAGATCGAGGTCACGACTTATCGGTCGGAGGCCTACGACCGCACCTCCCGCAAGCCCGAGGTTTCGTACGGCGACTCCATCGAGGACGACCTGGTCCGCCGCGACTTCACCGTCAACGCCATGGCGGTGGCGCTCCCGGAGAAGGAGTTCATCGACCCCCACAACGGGCTGGAGGACCTGGCCGCGCGGGTGCTGCGGACCCCCGGCACGCCGGAGGAGTCGTTCTCCGACGACCCGCTGCGCATGATGCGGGCCGCGCGCTTCGCCGCCCAGCTCGACTTCGAGGTGGCGCCCGAGGTCGTCGCGGCGATGACGTCGATGGCGGACCGGATCGGGATCGTCTCTGCGGAGCGGGTGCGCGACGAGTTCAACAAGCTGCTTCTGGGCGCCCACCCCCGGAAGGGCCTGAAACTGCTGGTGGACACCGGGCTCGCCGCTCATGTGCTGCCGGAGCTGCCCGCGCTGCGGCTGGAGCGCGACGAGCACCACCGGCACAAGGATGTGTACGAGCACTCGCTGACCGTGCTGGAACAGGCCATCGACCTGGAGGACGACGGTCCGGACCTGGTGCTGCGGCTGGCGGCGCTGCTCCACGACATCGGGAAGCCGAAGACGCGTCGCTTCGAGAAGGACGGCCGGGTCTCCTTCCACCACCACGAGGTGGTGGGCGCGAAGCTGACCAAGTTCCGGATGATGAAGCTCAAGTATCCGAACGACTTGGTCAAGGACGTCGCGCAGCTGGTCGAGCTGCATCTGCGCTTCCACGGCTACGGCACGGGTGAGTGGACCGACTCGGCTGTGCGCCGGTACGTACGGGACGCCGGCCCGCTGCTGGACCGGCTGCACAAGCTGACCCGCTCGGACTGCACCACCCGGAACAAGCGCAAGGCGATGGCGCTGTCCCGGGCGTACGACGGGCTCGAGGAGCGCATCGCGCGACTCAAGGAGAAGGAGCAGCTGGACGCGATCCGGCCTGATCTCGACGGCAACGAGATCATGGAGATCCTGGGCGTGGGGCCGGGGCCGCAGGTCGGCAAGGCGTACAAGCACCTGCTGGAGCTGCGGCTGGAGCACGGTCCGATGGAGCGGGATGCGGCGGTCGCCGCGCTCAAGGAGTGGTGGGCGGCGCAGCCGCGGGACTGA
- a CDS encoding MFS transporter yields MPVVRDLRVLLRLRDFRRLLAVRLLSQLADGVYQIALATYVVFSPEKETSAAAIASAMAVLLLPYSLLGPFTGVLLDRWRRRQVLLFGNLLRGGLAAGTAVLILVQVPDWLFYASALSVTSVNRFILAGLSAALPRVVDTRERLVMANSLSPTAGTLAATAGGGLAFLVRFATPGQDMTADALVVLLSAGVYLGAGLAALRMPPDLLGPEPAELQPMRSVLLSTVHGLQAGLRHLRNRPSAARALAAMTLMRFNYGALTVTLLMLCRYAWSDTESEGLALLGVAVAFSSAGFFAAAVVTPWAVSRLGTSGWIVACGASAAVLTPGLGLPFEPGPMLVAAFVLGLATQGAKIATDTAVQAAVDDAFRGRIFSLYDVLFNGAFVGAAAVAALMLPSDGRSAVLVVTVAVIYAAVAVVAPGFRRR; encoded by the coding sequence ATGCCCGTCGTACGTGATCTGCGCGTGCTGCTCCGGCTCCGCGACTTCCGGCGGCTGCTGGCCGTCCGTCTGCTGTCCCAGCTGGCCGACGGCGTCTACCAGATCGCGCTCGCCACCTACGTCGTCTTCTCGCCGGAGAAGGAGACCTCCGCCGCGGCCATCGCCTCCGCCATGGCCGTACTGCTGCTCCCGTACTCGCTTCTCGGCCCCTTCACCGGGGTCCTGCTGGACCGCTGGCGCCGCCGTCAGGTGCTGCTCTTCGGCAACCTGCTGCGCGGCGGCCTCGCCGCGGGCACCGCGGTGCTGATCCTCGTTCAGGTCCCCGACTGGCTCTTCTACGCCTCCGCCCTGTCCGTCACGTCGGTCAACCGGTTCATCCTGGCCGGGCTCTCGGCCGCCCTGCCCCGCGTGGTGGACACCCGGGAGCGGCTCGTCATGGCCAACTCTCTGTCGCCGACCGCGGGTACGCTCGCGGCCACCGCGGGCGGCGGTCTCGCCTTCCTCGTGCGCTTCGCCACCCCGGGCCAGGACATGACCGCGGACGCCCTGGTCGTCCTCCTCAGCGCCGGGGTCTACCTGGGCGCCGGGCTGGCCGCCCTGCGGATGCCGCCCGACCTGCTGGGCCCGGAGCCCGCCGAACTCCAGCCGATGCGGTCGGTCCTGCTCAGCACCGTCCACGGGCTCCAGGCCGGTCTGCGCCACCTCAGGAACCGCCCGTCCGCCGCCCGCGCCCTGGCAGCGATGACCCTGATGCGCTTCAACTACGGTGCCCTGACGGTGACGCTGCTCATGCTCTGCCGGTACGCGTGGAGCGACACCGAGTCCGAGGGACTCGCCCTGCTCGGGGTCGCGGTCGCCTTCTCGAGCGCGGGCTTCTTCGCCGCGGCGGTCGTCACCCCGTGGGCCGTGTCCCGGCTCGGCACCTCCGGCTGGATCGTGGCCTGCGGCGCCTCCGCGGCCGTCCTCACACCCGGCCTCGGACTGCCCTTCGAGCCCGGACCGATGCTGGTCGCCGCGTTCGTCCTCGGCCTCGCCACCCAGGGCGCGAAGATCGCCACGGACACGGCCGTCCAGGCCGCCGTCGACGACGCGTTCCGCGGCCGGATCTTCTCCCTCTACGACGTCCTGTTCAACGGCGCCTTCGTCGGTGCCGCGGCAGTGGCCGCCCTGATGCTGCCTTCTGACGGCCGGTCGGCCGTGCTCGTGGTGACGGTGGCCGTCATCTATGCGGCAGTTGCTGTGGTTGCCCCCGGTTTCCGCCGCCGCTGA
- a CDS encoding inositol-3-phosphate synthase produces the protein MGSVRVAVVGVGNCAASLVQGVEYYKDADPNSRVPGLMHVQFGDYHVRDVEFVAAFDVDAKKVGLDLADAIGASENNTIKICDVPATGVSVQRGHTLDGLGKYYRETIEESAEAPVDVVQVLKDKQVDVLVCYLPVGSEDAAKFYAQCAIDAKVAFVNALPVFIAGTKEWADKFTEAGVPIVGDDIKSQVGATITHRVMAKLFEDRGVILDRTMQLNVGGNMDFKNMLERERLESKKISKTQAVTSQIPDRDLGEKNVHIGPSDYVAWLDDRKWAYVRLEGRAFGDVPLNLEYKLEVWDSPNSAGVIIDALRAAKIAKDRGIGGPILSASSYFMKSPPVQYFDDEARESVEKFIKGEVER, from the coding sequence ATGGGTTCGGTTCGCGTAGCCGTCGTCGGCGTGGGCAACTGCGCCGCGTCGCTGGTGCAGGGCGTCGAGTACTACAAGGACGCCGACCCGAACAGCCGCGTGCCGGGTCTGATGCACGTGCAGTTCGGCGACTACCACGTCCGTGACGTGGAGTTCGTGGCCGCTTTCGATGTCGACGCGAAGAAGGTCGGCCTCGACCTCGCGGACGCCATCGGTGCCAGCGAGAACAACACCATCAAGATCTGCGACGTGCCCGCGACCGGTGTGTCCGTGCAGCGCGGCCACACCCTCGACGGTCTGGGCAAGTACTACCGCGAGACCATCGAGGAGTCGGCCGAGGCTCCCGTCGACGTCGTCCAGGTCCTCAAGGACAAGCAGGTCGACGTTCTGGTCTGCTACCTGCCGGTGGGGTCCGAGGACGCCGCGAAGTTCTACGCCCAGTGCGCCATCGACGCCAAGGTCGCCTTCGTCAACGCGCTGCCGGTCTTCATCGCCGGAACGAAGGAGTGGGCGGACAAGTTCACCGAGGCCGGTGTGCCGATCGTCGGTGACGACATCAAGTCGCAGGTCGGCGCCACCATCACGCACCGCGTGATGGCCAAGCTGTTCGAGGACCGGGGCGTCATCCTGGACCGCACCATGCAGCTGAACGTCGGCGGCAACATGGACTTCAAGAACATGCTCGAGCGCGAGCGCCTGGAGTCCAAGAAGATCTCCAAGACGCAGGCCGTCACCTCCCAGATCCCGGACCGCGACCTGGGCGAGAAGAACGTCCACATCGGCCCGTCCGACTACGTGGCCTGGCTGGACGACCGCAAGTGGGCGTACGTCCGCCTGGAGGGCCGTGCGTTCGGCGACGTTCCGCTGAACCTGGAGTACAAGCTGGAGGTCTGGGACTCCCCGAACTCCGCCGGTGTCATCATCGACGCCCTGCGCGCCGCGAAGATCGCCAAGGACCGCGGCATCGGTGGCCCGATCCTCTCCGCGTCCTCGTACTTCATGAAGTCGCCGCCGGTGCAGTACTTCGACGACGAGGCCCGCGAGAGCGTCGAGAAGTTCATCAAGGGCGAGGTCGAGCGCTAA